GTTGTGTTATGAATTAACCCATACATGAATTACCCAGATTCTGCAAAGATTTGCTTAGTTAAATTGCCTCTCTTTGAATTGGACCCATTTCTGTAAACTTACTGCAAAAATGTGATTTGAattctttcatttcattttgatttgaatGCTACTACATGTACACAGAAAAATCAATGGAACCTCAATGTAACAATTATGTGAGTTAAGTGACCAACCTAAACACCTCATCATTTACGTAACAAGAAAATCCAGCGCATTGATTGTAAATAAGGATGTATTTTTATCTACATTTACCTGTGCACACCTGTATATATGTATTGTCTACATTGCTGTTACCATGGTTATTTACCTTATAGTGCTGTTTGCTATCATGATTGATGTCCaatgttcaaagaaaaaaactttataaaattgtgaaaaccTCAATAGTTTCTGTTGTGTATTGAAGTGCATGTATTGAGAAACAAAATTGAACCATTATCGAAGTCAGCCACTATAGTAATAGTTGCAAACCTTTTGGGAATTTTCTTATAATTGCTACAGGTTATTTATACCTAGTAGATTGAAGAAGAAACAGGATTCATATTGAGCAAGGTTTCTTCTGAGAGATCGtcaaaaattatgttaattGAATTGGTGGATATGGAACTGTTCCTCAATTGTATTGACTAAACTGACAAAAGGAAATGCTAAATCCATTTCATGTCAACAGCCAaaaaagtattacatgtattatgaataatTGAATCAAGTCAATCCCTGTTAAGTTGAGGAAGTGTTCAGTTTTAAAGCTATGATGCAAAATGCAATCGAGCATTCTGATAGCACTGATTAATATCCCAAATATAGAAGTTTTCTTTTAGAACATTAGTGATATACAAGTGCATGTACCAAAGAAAGGCAGCCAAGTCATCAAAGTTATTtcggagaaaaaaataattttcattcacAAAATTGAACAGAGAAAGAGAATTGGCCCTGACACTAATTAAGATTGGCCAATGATAGAGAACAGGGCAAATATCTAGTGCTTCCAGAGTGGGCATCCCCTTGGAAAACCAAGAGTTACTGTAGGCAGAAATATTACATGAATAACAAAAGTGTGGCAATATTGTGTTTCTACTCGGTGAATGAGGTAATGAAATTTATCGGTAATAAtgaaagggaagtaactcttaGACTAAATACATTTATGTTTGCAAATGTTTCATCTGAATTATTAAAGattatcaaattataaaaatattatttttgcatATGTTGAATTGCCATTATGAATTCAAActgatagaaaaaaatacatacatcgTTATTGTGAATAATAACTAGAAATTGAAATCAAGCACAAATTAAGTGTTATACAAAGTAAACCTTAACTCTCTCCATTTCTAGATATCTAATGCATAAGTTAtgactaaaattttaaaaaagatattcaatCTGTGACACTTAAAGcgatgagctgtatttttttagaattttattttgttgtaaaaacctgctagtatgctaagtctgcatgtgacttaaacttttatgataaataaggttggaaaaaatcatttttttcagaGGAAAGATATTTCTTCTAAGGAacatagcaaatcaatttttgtacaggacgacaataattcaatttcgctCCAATTAATGCTCCTTACTGGCCCTTTTCACAAAAGATTggcaaagaaatttaaaaaccatatttttgtcattttagtagaaaataagagtttcgttaaaaaaaatttcataatgaaaattgcagcttatattgctttaaatcaatttaaattattcaacataagAAATGAAGAAGCACAAAAAGAGAGTTGGAATAGAATACTTTATTGATTTTcaataacatttttacatgCTCTTCACTGCATATTAAAGAATCTACCAGTACAAGAACTCACAGTACAAGGTCAGATGAAATTACGCAACACATGTACCGGTTCTATTAATGAACACACAATTTAAATATCGCCTCTTCAAGAGAATAAAAATTTTCActgattaaaatttaccataataaataaatcaagaatACAGCAGCTTCATCTTTGACATAAAATCATTAACTTAGAAAATTTCCAAAGACATCAACAGCTCAGTTGAGCAACATAGTGTCTGATtaaatctgaacacattttggaGATGGTCTATACCAGGATGCTAATGTTTTGAAACTCGTGGAAAATTATTTCTGGGATCCTCTGGTGGACCTACAAAAGTCAAAATACGTCAggtaaaaattacatgtatataaaatcaaaggccggaacggccacaaaggcgtcgagctgacatttttttcttttatatagaatgataccaataatttgaatttctgtactaatagtcatatcaaatgatattagaCTTAGAATAGAAAgtatatgaattatgttttctgctgctttaaaaacaaaaatcagtatattttcttataaaataggtagtggtGCTTTTTTAATGCAACAACTCATCATAAttgcaaaaatcgaagaaatttcaaagttcaaaaataatttgtttctttctgcttcaaacagtctttgaacaactttcacaggttcataatttgaatacattaacagtgtgtccctaattaaaataataaaacatacatttatttatttcaattcccgtttgaaacaagatttcctatggaacaaatccacaacacgtgctatctaaaatgctcgaccaaactAACTGCATTTTCGAGTTTATTTTTTGCAACGAAATtactagatacgtttatcgcttacatttattttggagaccgtgcccgataacaaataaatttacatctaaaatgttatttctatcgggcacggtctccaattaaaatgtaagcgataaactaaaataatatctaGTGAATCTTTACACTTAGGcctgattgtattcatccgccatttcttgattaagcaaattaaTTCTTATGCAATGAAATGTCAAtcaccagggaggcaaagttgggttttttgtacacaatttagttgaataaatggaaaaaaaatcttgtaaaacgtttaatacttttaggaacttatttcttatgtgcatttaaaaggcggtgcagtgcgtgaatttttggacgattgccaatccagacgatcgctagaaggctgccgagcattagctcgacgccttaataaaaaatcatataataattttgattcACTGCATAAATAGGCACCCAATTGCACACCTGGGGCTCGTTTTACAAAGATTCGTAAGTCATAAGTCTTAAGTCTTAAATATTCCTAACTTACGACAAAGCGTAAGACCGTTTTATGAAACATATCCTATTTGCATGTCGTAACTCCTAAATCGCAACTTTCCTCGTAAGTCATAAAGGAACTCTTTAGCCTTAAAAGGTATGAAAGTAAACTTGGATACCGCGCGAACCAAGACGCGATGACGCGCAGACGGTATATTTCCGAAATGACAAGAAAAGAGAATTGGAGACAAGAAGAAATATCGGCCCTGGTTGAGGGTGTTAGCGACCGCCTCGAGGTGATAAAAGGAAAATTTTCCCCTTTTATTACCTCAGAGAAAAAAGCCAAGGCATGGGAGGAAGTATTGGAAaggtatattatatttttttctgaaatcatATAACGTTATGTTAAAGATATAGCATAAGTAAATCTTATgtctatataaataaaaaaatgtcattttgcattaaaagttttaaatatatatttatatttccatCCCCTTACccgatttcattttcttttgaagGGGAGGGATTGTGCCgaaattttttaattgaaaagaaaagatttcatacatataaaattgcattatacaagtataaatatttttcatatgtgAGAAATATGACAAAAAGTTAGATTCACTCTGTAATTGGTTGTGgcaatattgatttttcataaaaaaaattagatatctTTGCTATATAGCCGTCGGCATTGTTTTGGAGTTTATAATTTCACTCTATAAATATCAACCAATCGAATCGGGGAAATCCCGTAAACCTCCTTCACACAAAAATGGTGGTTTGCGTAAAGTTGGATTGAATAGCGCTTTTGATgtgttttaaaactgaaaccGATATGAAATGAATTTCCTGCATTTATGATACAGCGATTTATGATGGCTTCGAATACTTATGTCTTTAATGGATTACCGCGTGAATATTATCGGATCAGGAAAAAAGAGGTAAGTGTCGTAAGATGGTATCGTTCATATTTTAAAGCgtgcacatatttttttttcagtgtaaaTGCCTGCAGCTTTACACAGCGAGATgtcaaaagtataaaaaagaAGTGGATAGACATTCAAAGCAAGACCAGAAAAAGAGAAGCAGAGAGGAGAAGAGAGCAGAAAAAGACTGGGGGAGGTCCACCTCCACTAAACTTGAAGCCATGGGAAGATAAGGTATACATTTAATGAAGCACAGTTATATATTcgattattgtttttaattttaagttagtgtttttatacatatcaCATCCAATCAATTCATTGACCTATTTCTGGCAGCTAAAGACACACAAAGTGCAAGAGCAGCTGTAGGATGATGGTACAatcatgtaaataaacaatgtgcagctggtacatgtatgttcaataaatagtgaatacatgtacaagtggCAATGAGTTGTATTTTAGAAAGGacacaaacaaaattattcatatatatccACATGCATCAGTATTTATTTGCTTATTATTGGtaatttatattatatgtttattttacttatcAAAATGATGAGAAACtataatactgtggaatcatcattgtttgtgGCTGACCAATGTTGGTGGGTTTTTTGGATAacccttgcccacgaatttTCATCTTCACAAACCTATACAcacaatcatttgtttaatattaatttagtaaattttggCCACCTTCCAAcatcccctcccccccccccccccccccaaataaaaatgattctacagtatttgAATTACAAATCTTTATATcgtagatatacatgtaaatattgtacggattaacaaatttattgtgtacatgataaaaatattgcTTATTACTCCTCATTGACTATATTGTAGATTGTTTCTATTCTCGATGATAGCATGGTGGTAGGGATAGAAGGTGGTTTTGACACCAGTGAGTGTGGAAGCAATGAGTTCCCTAAAGCCACATCTAATGGTATAACATGGTTTCATaagtttctttaaaataatgaaaacaaaagaaaacaaatgaatgaataaacattACTTAAAGTGTCATGTTAAAAGCAGCCTTATTAGGGCATGAGTAGCCTTTATAAAAGTACAGTGtgcttacaatttttttaaaaacttaatattagataaatatttattcaatattgatACAATGTACTAATAATTCTTTGGGTTTATActcaacatttttcattaatcaTTCTGGGCTTGCTCCTTTGTATTGTACACATTATAAATGGAGTTGTTACATCAATGATTAAAATAGATTGTTAAGATCGATGAGcttgataaatgatatttaaaatgtttttatggtaGCTACTTCCAAGTTCATATCAGCAGATGCCTCCAAAACCCAGGAACTAATTCCTGAGACTCCTCCTCCCTCATTTGCTGGAGGTAAGcaaagtaaacatttatttatttatagcaTTGTGTGTGTGTCTTTGTACGATTTCCTTAAAAATGCTTTCAGTGcgtcttaaaatattttttctttatcaaacataaatataagtaataaacagcaatattaaaaagttcaccaggatatgaagtttgttggtacgtgatcaaatctactgagCAACACTTCGGGCTccacaggatttgatcatgtgaccaaccaacttcatatcctggtaaacttttaaaattgctgtTTCTTTCTTAATTAAGCTTGAAAATATGCATCACTTAGAGTATATACACCTCATATAGAATTTACTGGCTATATTTAAATTAGATATCATTATGTGAATTAATAactgtaaacatttaaatcaaacaACTGCTCAGCCTGTGATTAAAACAGCAGTGTGATATTTGGTTTGTAACAAATGTGTTTTgaaattatgaagaaaaaaaaacagtatgTAAAGGTATTATTATATTCCTTTAATTGATGGGTGATAGAACATGTGGGTCTCTGTCCATCATTCTTCTAATTGAAACAAATCCTTggaataggtacatgtactaaaatggCCATGTAGAA
This is a stretch of genomic DNA from Crassostrea angulata isolate pt1a10 chromosome 4, ASM2561291v2, whole genome shotgun sequence. It encodes these proteins:
- the LOC128181476 gene encoding uncharacterized protein LOC128181476 — encoded protein: MIQRFMMASNTYVFNGLPREYYRIRKKEVSVVRWYRSYFKACTYFFFSVNACSFTQRDVKSIKKKWIDIQSKTRKREAERRREQKKTGGGPPPLNLKPWEDKIVSILDDSMVVGIEGGFDTSECGSNEFPKATSNATSKFISADASKTQELIPETPPPSFAGDTSMPTGCSTKRKRKITVETACTSDNSKAELLLNIQREKLELKKSLLEVEKKKLDVLKEICFELKRKNCCCSYSFQTLEPLVELEPASCSVSPTIRGLVVKEI